A stretch of the Actinomycetota bacterium genome encodes the following:
- a CDS encoding CCA tRNA nucleotidyltransferase, with protein sequence MGELNRLFEEAGKALYLVGGSVRDALLGQVHDDLDFATDAQPEQIIKIVKPWADNLWLIGIKFGTVALGKGRLKIEITTLRSERYEDASRHPVVAFESGIELDLSRRDFTVNAMALDRATGELIDPFHGQDDLVKRLLRTPLGPERSFLDDPLRMMRAVRFVSTMGMDLSDETRDAIRRYKGELARVSSERVRDEFSKILTGGEPSKALRLLIETGLSDEFVPEISRLKVAQDPDYHHKDVLEHTLLVVERTEPELALRLAALFHDIGKPDTREIIEGKVTFYNHDHVSAYAAKKRLRALKYPKALIDEVYELIYQHMRVYTYRMGWTDKAVRKYIRDAGSLREKLNALIRADCTTKNPRKMNQSLRVLDELEERIVELEAAEETAKIRPPVDGNEVMEYLGIGPGPLVGEIMRLLLEARLDGEISTKEEALVLVDTWARDKGLKG encoded by the coding sequence GTGGGGGAGCTCAACCGGCTCTTTGAAGAGGCGGGGAAGGCGCTATATTTGGTAGGCGGGTCGGTTCGCGACGCGTTGCTCGGCCAAGTCCATGACGACCTCGATTTCGCCACCGACGCCCAGCCCGAGCAAATCATAAAAATCGTCAAGCCCTGGGCCGATAATCTGTGGCTCATCGGCATAAAATTCGGGACGGTCGCTCTCGGAAAAGGTCGATTGAAGATAGAGATTACCACACTCCGCAGCGAGCGCTATGAAGACGCAAGCCGGCATCCGGTTGTCGCGTTCGAGAGCGGGATAGAATTGGATTTGTCGCGCCGGGACTTCACCGTAAACGCGATGGCGCTGGACCGCGCCACAGGCGAGCTGATAGACCCTTTCCATGGCCAAGATGACCTGGTAAAACGGTTGTTACGCACCCCGCTCGGCCCCGAGCGGAGTTTCTTGGATGACCCGCTTCGCATGATGCGCGCCGTTCGCTTTGTCTCGACGATGGGGATGGATTTGTCCGATGAGACCAGGGATGCGATAAGGCGATACAAGGGTGAGCTGGCGCGGGTGTCGAGCGAGCGCGTGCGCGATGAGTTCTCTAAGATTCTCACGGGCGGCGAGCCGTCAAAGGCATTGCGCCTGCTTATCGAGACCGGCCTGAGCGATGAGTTCGTCCCTGAGATATCGCGGCTGAAGGTCGCTCAAGACCCTGATTACCACCATAAAGATGTTCTGGAGCACACCTTGCTCGTAGTCGAACGCACCGAGCCTGAGCTGGCGCTTCGCTTGGCCGCGCTCTTTCATGATATCGGCAAGCCCGATACTAGGGAGATAATAGAGGGTAAAGTGACCTTCTACAACCACGACCACGTTAGCGCCTATGCGGCCAAGAAAAGGTTGCGCGCACTCAAATATCCGAAAGCGCTCATCGACGAGGTCTATGAGCTTATCTACCAGCACATGCGTGTCTACACTTATCGCATGGGCTGGACCGACAAAGCGGTTCGAAAGTATATTCGCGACGCCGGTAGTTTGCGCGAGAAGCTCAACGCGCTTATCCGAGCCGACTGTACGACTAAGAACCCGCGAAAGATGAATCAGTCGCTTCGCGTCCTTGATGAGCTGGAAGAACGTATCGTCGAACTCGAGGCGGCAGAGGAGACGGCGAAGATACGCCCCCCCGTCGACGGCAACGAGGTTATGGAGTATTTGGGTATCGGCCCGGGCCCGCTGGTCGGCGAGATAATGCGCTTGCTGCTCGAAGCGCGGCTTGACGGCGAAATCAGCACTAAAGAGGAAGCGTTAGTGCTTGTCGACACGTGGGCAAGGGACAAGGGGCTCAAGGGATAA
- a CDS encoding thymidylate synthase: MKLTQIVARDIPDAWFQAINATVADGFDYVIDRGSYRGARRKELDFVTIQITHPGVRPLVPDIPPQLGLTPPASEEYVQDYMRYLMTSEKQANEQYTYGEYLEPQLYEVIRMYKEEGLGTNQACMAVCDRESIHLEDPPCLRQVDTRVRYGKLHFFVYFRSWDLWGGFPANLAGLQLMKEFMASEIGVDDGELIAVSKGLHLYEYAWPLANMRLGKK; this comes from the coding sequence ATGAAGCTTACTCAGATTGTCGCCCGCGATATTCCGGACGCCTGGTTTCAGGCGATAAACGCCACAGTGGCGGACGGCTTTGACTATGTCATCGACCGCGGCAGCTACCGGGGCGCCAGGAGAAAAGAACTCGATTTCGTGACCATTCAAATAACCCATCCCGGCGTCAGGCCGCTCGTCCCCGATATTCCGCCGCAGCTCGGCCTTACGCCGCCGGCGTCCGAGGAGTATGTCCAAGATTACATGCGATATCTCATGACCTCGGAGAAGCAGGCGAACGAGCAGTACACTTACGGCGAGTATCTGGAGCCGCAGTTGTACGAGGTCATACGGATGTACAAAGAAGAAGGGCTCGGTACGAACCAGGCGTGCATGGCGGTCTGTGACCGGGAATCGATTCATCTCGAAGACCCGCCGTGTTTGCGTCAGGTCGACACGAGGGTGCGCTATGGTAAGCTCCACTTCTTCGTCTATTTTCGCTCATGGGACTTGTGGGGCGGGTTCCCCGCCAATCTCGCGGGTCTTCAGTTAATGAAGGAATTTATGGCGAGCGAGATCGGCGTCGATGATGGTGAACTTATCGCCGTATCCAAAGGCCTCCACCTTTATGAGTATGCATGGCCGCTGGCGAATATGCGGTTGGGCAAGAAATAG
- a CDS encoding ATP-binding cassette domain-containing protein: MSEIARIGCVSHTYPDRTTVKICGLEFSVMEGEKVVILGPNGSGKTTLLQHLMGLLKPVEGEVRVFGVDPGKHFNDIIENYGVVFQHVEDQLVAPTVWDDITFGPRNFGYPEDKLESLANEIIERIGIADLKTKIPHYLSGGEKKKVALAGAMVAHPKLLILDEPFEGLDPKSKHDMLMLLNEFNRIYGTTIILTTHDINIVPVFADRAYVMVRGNIILSGAPQDVFTEAELLRSINLEPPLLTVLISGLRDRGVSIDYTNDQEKLLDEIVALTKKP, from the coding sequence ATGAGCGAGATAGCCAGAATAGGGTGTGTCAGCCACACCTACCCCGACCGGACGACCGTCAAGATATGCGGGCTTGAGTTTAGTGTCATGGAAGGGGAAAAAGTCGTAATACTCGGCCCCAACGGGTCGGGCAAGACGACGCTGCTCCAACATTTGATGGGGTTGCTCAAACCGGTCGAAGGAGAAGTCCGGGTCTTCGGTGTCGACCCCGGCAAGCATTTCAACGATATCATCGAGAATTACGGTGTCGTCTTCCAACACGTCGAAGACCAACTCGTCGCGCCGACTGTCTGGGATGACATCACCTTCGGCCCCCGAAATTTCGGCTATCCCGAAGATAAGTTAGAATCCCTGGCCAACGAGATAATCGAGCGGATTGGGATAGCGGACCTTAAAACAAAGATACCGCACTATCTTAGCGGCGGCGAAAAGAAAAAGGTGGCGCTGGCCGGGGCGATGGTGGCCCACCCAAAATTGCTAATTCTCGATGAGCCGTTTGAGGGTCTCGACCCGAAATCGAAGCACGATATGCTCATGCTCTTGAACGAGTTCAATCGGATCTATGGGACGACGATTATCTTGACCACGCACGATATCAATATCGTCCCGGTCTTCGCCGACCGCGCATACGTCATGGTGCGAGGCAATATTATCTTAAGCGGCGCCCCGCAGGATGTCTTTACCGAGGCGGAACTATTGCGCTCGATAAATCTCGAGCCGCCGCTCCTTACGGTGCTCATCTCCGGGTTGCGCGACCGGGGTGTATCCATAGATTACACCAACGACCAAGAGAAGTTACTCGACGAAATAGTCGCGTTGACAAAAAAGCCTTAA
- a CDS encoding tetratricopeptide repeat protein produces the protein MKGKIIIALLIVAVIVGAGYGSFRAKKQYVEQTAIAESKGDFATAIKHFNKVVLIEQLNPVNMGKPTASAHVYRARLYFNNGEVNKALEDLNTAVKMDKKNPEAHFGIALIRLQEGDLKQAEKALSIVIKESPKWVEPYLSRSVAYRKLGEKDKAKADLEKALKLDPKNVAAQTALEFLE, from the coding sequence TTGAAGGGTAAAATCATAATTGCCTTGCTTATCGTAGCGGTAATCGTTGGCGCAGGATACGGCAGCTTTAGGGCCAAGAAGCAGTATGTCGAGCAGACGGCCATAGCTGAAAGCAAAGGGGATTTTGCGACCGCTATCAAGCACTTCAACAAAGTGGTACTGATCGAGCAGCTCAATCCGGTCAACATGGGAAAACCGACCGCGTCCGCGCATGTCTACAGGGCTCGGCTCTACTTCAACAACGGTGAGGTCAACAAAGCGCTGGAAGACCTAAATACAGCCGTAAAGATGGACAAGAAAAACCCTGAAGCACACTTCGGCATCGCGCTCATCAGGCTCCAAGAAGGCGACCTGAAGCAAGCAGAAAAAGCGCTGAGCATCGTTATTAAAGAGAGCCCGAAATGGGTAGAGCCGTATCTGAGCCGCTCGGTTGCGTACAGGAAGCTCGGTGAAAAAGATAAGGCCAAGGCCGACTTGGAGAAAGCCTTGAAGTTGGACCCGAAGAACGTGGCCGCTCAAACCGCGCTCGAGTTTCTTGAATAG
- a CDS encoding energy-coupling factor ABC transporter permease — translation MSHIHLPDGVIPVFWWIVGYVLTAAMLGLAISRTKSTEARRKVPLLGIIAAIMLIGQSIPLGFIPFHLGLAVLAGIVLGPWLGFMAAFISNMFLALIGHGGITVVGLNTMVVGSEVIIGYLLYGMVRRAIARPVLPVVLATTLTLIITITFMVGVVAIAQVNPALILMGEEEGAIRESVVDSPAAISLRRFITLIVPIAAIGIAIEALATGLIVKFIMGVRPDIVGAPARERGGR, via the coding sequence ATGTCACACATACACTTGCCGGACGGTGTTATCCCGGTGTTCTGGTGGATTGTCGGGTACGTGCTGACCGCCGCGATGCTGGGTTTGGCAATTTCGCGCACAAAATCGACCGAGGCGAGGCGCAAAGTGCCCCTGCTTGGAATAATAGCCGCCATCATGCTTATCGGACAGTCGATACCGCTCGGATTTATCCCGTTTCACTTAGGCCTTGCCGTTCTCGCGGGCATTGTCCTCGGCCCGTGGCTCGGTTTTATGGCGGCTTTTATCAGCAATATGTTTTTGGCGCTGATAGGGCACGGAGGCATTACGGTAGTAGGGCTTAATACCATGGTCGTGGGAAGCGAGGTCATTATCGGATACCTGCTCTACGGCATGGTTCGCCGGGCCATCGCCAGGCCCGTATTGCCGGTGGTTTTGGCAACGACGCTCACGCTTATTATTACGATAACCTTTATGGTGGGAGTCGTGGCCATAGCCCAAGTAAATCCCGCGCTTATTCTGATGGGGGAAGAGGAGGGTGCTATCAGGGAGAGTGTCGTCGATTCGCCCGCCGCCATATCCCTGCGAAGGTTCATCACGCTTATTGTGCCGATAGCGGCTATCGGCATAGCTATCGAAGCGCTCGCCACCGGATTAATCGTAAAGTTTATCATGGGGGTGCGCCCCGATATTGTCGGAGCACCGGCTAGAGAACGCGGGGGCCGATGA
- a CDS encoding S-layer homology domain-containing protein yields MKKYTVVLLIMAMVVTLAPGVPVLAQDYTAPNNYHMLWSDPDENKPIDIKEVMMSDNGQDMMLFAFSTHRPFAKTDLANQRICFFLDTDQNRSTGIEGADGFDYIIELDEINGALFLLVHDKQSGTLAKHISPAVTQLASGDIVQGFIPLSWFGNIEKFDWKMEVFEASASETTLPKSYDKVPDNGHHTYSMYKPPASPPSTDTSTPGGGSTTPSTTNPSSGGGGGGGGGTAAQLSDLLKAAPKDKEIAEKGAQKKGFSDVMLDDWFYSYVRAMVDTDVVGGYDDGTFKPNREITRAEFAKMVCLAKGWNLESSSTPPSFNDVAQDHWAFRFIETARARGAISGYPDGSFGSEKKITRAELSKIICLANSYSLSQGPCGFSDCGEHWALRYIVTAKVKVIISGYKDGTFRPNTSATRAEVCKMLYQMMRD; encoded by the coding sequence TTGAAAAAATACACCGTTGTTTTGTTGATAATGGCTATGGTGGTAACGCTTGCGCCGGGGGTGCCGGTGCTTGCGCAAGATTATACAGCGCCCAATAACTATCATATGCTGTGGTCTGACCCCGACGAGAATAAGCCGATAGATATCAAAGAGGTCATGATGTCGGATAACGGGCAGGATATGATGCTGTTTGCATTCAGCACGCATAGACCCTTCGCTAAAACAGACCTCGCGAACCAGCGCATCTGCTTCTTTCTCGACACCGACCAAAACCGGTCGACCGGCATTGAAGGCGCCGACGGATTCGATTACATAATCGAGTTAGATGAAATTAACGGGGCGCTTTTTTTGCTCGTTCATGACAAACAAAGCGGAACACTCGCTAAACATATCTCCCCTGCCGTGACGCAACTGGCGAGCGGCGATATTGTGCAGGGTTTCATCCCTCTAAGCTGGTTCGGCAACATAGAGAAGTTCGACTGGAAAATGGAGGTCTTCGAGGCATCCGCATCGGAAACGACTCTACCGAAATCATATGATAAGGTTCCGGACAACGGCCATCACACCTATTCGATGTACAAACCGCCGGCTAGCCCGCCTAGCACCGACACGAGCACACCTGGCGGCGGTAGCACAACCCCATCGACGACAAATCCATCTAGTGGCGGTGGCGGTGGTGGCGGTGGCGGCACCGCCGCACAGCTGTCAGACCTGCTTAAAGCAGCTCCCAAAGACAAAGAAATCGCCGAGAAAGGAGCACAGAAGAAGGGCTTCAGTGATGTGATGTTAGACGACTGGTTCTACAGTTATGTAAGAGCGATGGTCGACACCGATGTCGTCGGCGGCTACGATGACGGAACATTCAAGCCGAACCGGGAGATAACGCGCGCCGAGTTCGCCAAAATGGTCTGCCTGGCGAAAGGCTGGAACCTCGAAAGCTCCTCCACCCCGCCCTCCTTCAACGACGTGGCGCAAGACCACTGGGCTTTCAGGTTTATCGAGACCGCGCGCGCGCGTGGCGCCATATCGGGTTATCCTGATGGGAGTTTCGGGTCGGAGAAGAAGATCACCAGGGCGGAATTGAGTAAGATAATATGCCTCGCTAACAGCTACAGCCTCTCGCAAGGACCGTGCGGTTTCAGCGATTGCGGCGAGCACTGGGCGTTGCGCTACATAGTGACCGCCAAAGTAAAAGTCATCATCTCGGGATATAAGGACGGGACTTTCAGGCCGAATACTTCGGCGACGAGAGCCGAGGTCTGCAAAATGCTCTACCAGATGATGCGGGACTAG
- a CDS encoding PilZ domain-containing protein gives MCEWLGMEPAPPNAFAKDLKFSIPYENGINLVPTEVEEVSRDKKEFKFALDTRYEFVQRRAYYRLANPLMSVQYKTGVGTFQPALVEDIGGGGIGIIVDRIIKRSTTVDLEMILPGGGVVHAIGEAVRVSAARKEKGYLIGVNFRRISEVNRDKIIKYVFEEQLLKERLGD, from the coding sequence TTGTGCGAGTGGCTCGGCATGGAGCCGGCTCCGCCGAACGCGTTCGCCAAAGACCTGAAGTTTTCCATCCCCTACGAAAACGGGATAAATCTAGTGCCGACCGAGGTTGAAGAGGTATCCCGGGATAAGAAGGAATTCAAGTTTGCGCTGGACACGCGGTACGAATTCGTGCAGCGGCGGGCCTATTACCGGCTCGCTAATCCGTTGATGTCGGTACAGTATAAGACAGGTGTCGGCACGTTCCAACCGGCTTTAGTGGAGGATATCGGGGGCGGCGGCATCGGTATTATCGTCGACCGGATCATCAAGAGAAGCACTACGGTAGACCTGGAGATGATTCTGCCGGGCGGCGGCGTAGTACACGCTATCGGCGAAGCCGTCCGGGTGTCGGCCGCACGAAAAGAGAAGGGGTATCTTATCGGCGTTAACTTCAGGCGCATCAGTGAGGTCAATCGCGACAAGATAATAAAGTATGTCTTCGAAGAGCAGCTCTTAAAAGAGCGCTTGGGGGATTAG
- a CDS encoding PilZ domain-containing protein, with amino-acid sequence MGNMLPLEIEKIDWPAIRSTLKPGTKIDVQFNQFDAPVAYVIVMALDIPVFFCRRVEADVAPTLELSENPMVYIPTTRDLCSLRVVVKESVLGAEYLALMPAENAKFLRRRRSIRIRTWENISYRVQFDGKSNIYKGVAVEDLGRGGIGLLVYAAGPVEQGVSAQIKINLPGESEQLAASGEVTHCIAQDNMPRMYRVGIRFVTISPRNQQTIAMYMEQARLKDKSKT; translated from the coding sequence ATGGGAAACATGTTGCCGCTTGAGATTGAAAAAATAGATTGGCCGGCTATCCGCTCGACACTGAAACCGGGCACGAAGATAGATGTCCAGTTTAACCAGTTCGATGCGCCGGTGGCGTATGTCATTGTCATGGCGCTGGACATCCCGGTATTTTTTTGCCGCCGCGTGGAGGCCGATGTCGCCCCGACCCTTGAACTGAGCGAAAACCCCATGGTTTACATACCGACCACGCGCGACCTTTGCTCACTCAGGGTTGTCGTCAAGGAATCCGTACTGGGGGCGGAATACCTGGCGCTCATGCCGGCGGAAAACGCTAAATTCTTGAGGCGGCGGCGGTCTATACGTATTCGCACCTGGGAGAATATTAGCTACCGGGTTCAGTTTGATGGGAAGAGCAATATTTATAAGGGTGTCGCCGTCGAAGACCTCGGCAGGGGAGGCATCGGACTTCTCGTCTATGCCGCCGGTCCCGTCGAGCAAGGCGTGTCGGCGCAGATAAAGATAAACCTGCCGGGAGAGAGCGAGCAGTTAGCGGCTTCCGGTGAGGTGACGCACTGCATCGCTCAAGACAACATGCCGCGCATGTATAGAGTCGGTATCAGGTTTGTCACGATAAGCCCCCGCAACCAGCAGACGATAGCGATGTATATGGAGCAGGCGCGTTTGAAGGACAAGTCGAAGACCTGA